GTAATCCGTTCAGCGGATTGTTCACCTCATGCGCTACCCCGGAAGCCAGCCGACCTATGGAGGCAAGCTTCTCGGCGTGAAAAACCTGTTTCTGCGCCTGTTCGAGCTGTTGCCGGGATTCCCGCAGCCGCTGCTTCAGTTTTTCGAAATGTTCAATCAGATATCCGATTTCGTCGCTCCGGGGCTTGAGCTGTGTGGGTGTGGTTTGGTCGAGGTCGATTTTATCCACCTCCGCAACAAGGTCACGCAGGGATGCCAGAATCCGGCTGATGAGTATGTGCAGTATGCCGAGCGTGATGATGATGGCTAAAAGCGTGAGGATAAGCAGCAGGAAGAAAGAGTTGCTGATCTGTGTCCGTGCTGCAGAACTGTCGAAGCCGATGAGCACGCTCCCCCAGCGTTTTTGGCCAATCTGAAGAGGCTGAAACGCTTCCAGAATCCAGCTGTCGTCGCTGCGGTAAATGCGCGTATGCGTATCACCGGAGGGCAAAATCCCGAGGACATCTGCGTCGGTTAGCTGCTGCCCGTATTCCGCGAGAGCACTGTGTGCAATCACAACATGATGGTTGTTGAGGATGCTGATATAGCGTACGCCCTCCACATTCTCCATGAACTGCTGAATGTGTGTTTCCAGAAGCTCCCCGCCCTGTTCCCGGTTTTCGGCATTGATCAGAATTTCGGTGACCGGAATGGCGAAGGACCGGACAAAGGAGCGGGCGCTTTCCTGCTGCTGATCTAAAATCAGAACCCGCCACTGCAGCAGCGCACCGGTCGAGATCAGTACCATCAGCAGGGATATGACCAAACCAGTGACAGCGATAATCCGGAAGCGGATGCTTGAGTGAAACCAGTTGGGGCTCTTTTGTGCCTTGGGTGCGGCTTCGCCCGCAGCTGCGTGCCTGATGCTACTCATGGGCGGTGTGGGTCAGGAGGTGATCATAATCGCCGGCAAGTGCTGAGCTGAAACCATAGCGGAACTCGGGGTCCCAGCTGTTGAGCAGGGCGCGGTGTTCCGGCACTTCGGGGCTGAGGGGCAGCAGCAGCCGGCTGAACAGGGCAATCAGTTCATCCTCCCTTGACCCCGCCGCAACAACAAGCGGCGATCCCGGTACGGGGGCTGATTTTGCAATGACGCGAATTCCCCGACCTTCAAACTCCTGTGCGACGCGGTCTTTCACTGCGCCAGCATCAAAATTGTTGCGCATCACTTCGTAAATCACGGTATGATGGTGCTGCAGGAATCCGATCCTGGCACGGGTTTCGGCAGTAAGAACGGGACCGTTGCGGCTTTCGCTCAGCAGCCAGTTTCCTGAAAAAGAATCTTCAGAGGGCAACGCAAGCCTGTGGTTGTGCAGATCAGAAAGCGATGCGATTCCGGAGCCTTCCTTCACGACAACCACTGACCGGAAAAAGGGCTCACCATCGGCGTTGAGTGGTTTGAGAACGGGTACAAGCGGGTACAAATCCCGGGTGTCGGCATAGATGAAAGAGCCGAGGAAGGCCGCATCAACTTCCCCGCTGACCAGCTGCAGAACCGTTGCCCGGTAGGAGCGGCTGGTTACAAGTTCAAAATAGTAGTCCGAGGCTGAGGTGAGATAATCCATCAGCGGCTGATAGCCCCGGTACAGGACGTTGGAGGGGAAGCGGGAAACTACCCCAACCCGGATGGTATCGGCCGGTGCAGGGCTAAGTCCGGCGGCTGATACTGGTTCCGAAACCGTCGGATAGGGTGTACTGATATCCAGAATACGGGCATGCAGCATGCTGCTCAGCCAGGCAAGTGCCAAAACGACGAGGCTTGTGTATAGTAGTAACCGAAGCTTGGTCATCGGAGGGTAGCTGAAAAAAATAAATAAAGAAAAAGGGGAGCGACTTTGCCGCCATAGCAAAATTCATACCCTGTGGTTAGAATTTAAGGTAAGCGATTTTCAGGCTGATAAACAAGGGTTTGGTTGTCTGGGTGGCGAAATATCAACAGTAGTGGCGAAATGTCGCCGGTTGAGTGGCCGGTTTTCGCCACTTCCGGTAATGAGGAATTTCGTATCTCGATGAAAACAGCCTTTATGAGGGCTTTGAACAGGGTTGGGCATGTACGGCCTGATTTTGGCACATATATTGAATATCCAACAATGCTATTAGATTAATAGCATTTCAACATCCACAAAACCTCAAAAAAATGAGCAAACAAGAATTGAAAATCGGTGAACAGTCAAAACCGAGATTTGAATTCAGAACCTTCGGTCAGGATTTCGAAAGCGCCCGTTTCAGAATGGCCCGCTTGTCTGTACCGGTACCCGAAAAGGTGTGGGAGCGCCATTCCGCCGAAGTTTACATCCTGTCGCGCACCAATGATATCAACAACACCAAAATCCGCGACGGCAAAATGGATATCAAAACCTACGTGCAAACTGTTGACGGCCTTGAGCAGTGGAATCCGCTGATGAAGGGTGAGTTTCCGATGAAACGCGAAGTGCTCGAGCAGGAAGTCATCCCCGCGTTTCAGGTGGAGATGCAACTGCCCGATCAGGCAGAGTTCACCCTTGAAGCCTTTCTTGAGCTGGTAAATGCGCATCCGGAGCTGCAGGCCGTGGATGTGGTGAAGCAGCGTTTTGGCTATATGGTGAACAACACCATTTGTGAGTTCGGCTATGTGCTGATTAACGGAGCCAAAGTTTGCACCATCAATTCCGAATCAACGGAAGTTGAGGATATCAAAAAGACCCTTGCCTATACCGGCCTTGAGGGGGTTGAAAACATAAACTATTTGCAGGCCATCAAAAGGGTGACCGGCATGATCCGTAAACCGCTCGCCAACTAAAGGAAAGGAAAGGAGACTTCATGGCTAAAGAAATTGAACGCAAATTTTTGGTGAAAGGCGATTTCAAAGATGCGGCATCGAAGCAGATGCGCATTACGCAGGGCTATCTCTCATCGGTTCCCGAGCGAACGGTTCGGGTACGCATCAAAGGGGATAAAGGCTTTATCACCATCAAAGGTATTGGCAGCAGCAGCGGGGCAAGCCGCTATGAGTGGGAGAAGGAAATCCCGGTTAGAGAAGTAAACGAGCTGCTGGAAATCTGTGAACCCGGGGTGATTGATAAGACCCGCTATCAGGTGCCCTTTAGCGGACTCACCTTTGAAGTTGATGAGTTTTATGGTGATAATGAAGGCCTTACTGTGGCCGAAGTTGAGCTTTCGTCGGAAGATCAGGCATTTGAGAAGCCCGAATGGCTGGGTGAAGAAGTTACCGGAGATGTGAAATACTACAACTCCATGCTCATGAAAAACCCCTACAAAAACTGGTGACCGGTACGGACATACCGTGCTGACCTAAAAGCCAAAGATAATGACGGACACAAGTAAGCAAACGATTAAGGACGCGAACGGTAAGGAATATGATCCGCTCGATATGCGTAATTATTCCATTGAAAAACTTCCAAACCGCCAGAAAAGCAAGATAGAAACCCTGATGGCCGCTTTCGGGGCTCCGATAGCCGTGCTTGCTTTCATAGGTCTGGCGTTTTTTACCAACCTTCCCTTTCTACAGCATATAGATGCTTCTTCGCTGCAATCTGCGCAGGCCCTGCAAATGTTCAATGATTTGGGTGCAGAGCAGTTTGTCCGCAACAATCATTATATGCTTGCCATATTTGTGGCTGCCATTATTCTTTGGCTTACCGCGGCGATTCCGAACTATCAGGTATCGCTGATTCTGATCATTTCCCTGGTGTTAACCGGGGTGCTGCCTGAACGGGTTGCCTATGCACAGCTTGGGCACCCGGTCATGTGGCTCAACATCATGTCGTTTGTGCTGGCGAGTATGCTCGTTGCTACCGGGGTAGCCAAGCGGTTTGCCCTTTGGTTTATTCTCAAATTTGGCAAAAATGCCGGTACCATATTCATCAGCTTCATTGCGATTAATACCCTGCTTTCGGCCTTTATTTCGGCCACAACGGCCAAGGCGGCTATCCTGCTGCCAATATTTATGGTCATTGCAGCGGTTTACGGGGCTGATGGCGGAGATAAGAAAACCAACTTCGGACGCAGCATTGTGCTTCAGAACCTGCTGAACATCAATCTGGGTGCAGGTGCTTTTGTTACAGGCTCTGGCGCGAACCTGCTTGCCGCAGCACTGATCAGCGGCGCGATTGAAGGCAACGTCTATTTTGCGGACTGGATGTTTGCCATGTTTCCGACCATGGTCGGGATGATGTTCATCGGCTACTTTGTGGCCATGCGGATCTTCTTCCCCCTCGAGAAAAAAGAGCAAAGACCGCAAATCAAAGGCGGGATGCGCCGCCTCGAAGAAGAGTACAAAAAGCTCGGTCCCATCAACTATCAGGAAATTAAGACCATCGTCATTTTCGTACTCATCCTTGCGCTGTGGTCAACTGATCGTATACATGGCGTGAGTGCAACCGCCATCGCTTTTGTGGGTGCGATTATCGCCCTGCTGCCCCGTTACGGCATCGTGACCTGGAACGATGTGGACATTCCCTGGCACCTGATGCTCTTCTCAGCCGGTGCTTATACCCTCGGTGCAGGATTTAATTATACCGACCTGCCGTCACTCACGGTCAATGCCTTTTTCGACAGCATCGGCATCGGAAATGAAACTGACTTCTGGATGCTCTACCTGCTGCTCACCGGCGTGATGTGTTTCAGTGCGCTCATCTTTCAGTCCAAAACCATGCGCACGATGATCTTTATCCCGATAGCCATCGGGGTGGCACAGCGCTTCGATTTCAGTGTTGTGAGCCTGGCCCTGCCTACGGCCTTTATGATTGAGTATGTCTGGGTGCTTTACTTCAACAGCAAGCCGGCTGCCCTGCTATATGAAACCGACCGCTACGACCTCAAAGACGCCTTCAAGTTTGGCATCACCATGATGATAATCGGTTACCTGCTCAACATCGTGCTCGGTGAAACCTGGTTCCGCTTCCTTGGCATCACACCCGACGGTGTATTCGGAATTTTCTGAAAAACTATTCATCCAAAATAACACGCTAAAATGATACAACTCTTTGGGAGTCACAAACAGATAGAAGCTGAAATTGACGAATTCCTCGATCAGATCATCGGCGGGGGCCTGCTGTTTAAGAAAGGCATCAAATTTTACCTCGACGGACGTGAAGAAGAATTCGAACAGCGCCTTAATGAGCTCATCCTGCTTGAAAAACGTGCCGATGACCTCCGGCGCGACATCGAAACCAAGCTTTACACCAAAACCCTCATCCCGGAATTCCGGGGGGATGTACTTGGCCTGCTCGAACACTCGGATGCTGTTCTCAATCAGATTGCGGATACGCTGCTGGAATTTTCCGTGGAGCGGCCTGAAACCCTGGACGATCTGCGCGACCTCAAGCATGAGCTCGCCAAAAATGCCATCAAAGCATCAGAGTTCATGGTCAAAGCCATCCGCTGCTATTTCCGGGATCTGAGCGCGGTTCGCGACAATATTAAACAGGTACACTTTTCGCGGGAAGAAACCAACCGGCTAAGCGAAAAATACAAGCGGGAAATCTTTGGGCGCGGTGAACTGCGGCTGAGCCACAAAATGCACCTTCGCTATTTCGCGCGCAGCATTGAAAACATAGCTGATGATGCCGAAGACCTTTGCGACCGTCTGGCTATTGCAGCCATCAAAAGATACATTTAAGGGACACCTGTCATGGAATGGATTTATTTACTTAGCGGGCTGTTTTTGGGATGGTCGCTGGGCGCCAACGACGCAGCCAATATTTTTGGCACCGCCGTCGGCTCCCGTATGGTTACCTTCCGGACTGCTGCGCTGGTATCTACGCTGTTTGTTATTCTCGGAGCGGTCATCAGCGGGGGCGGAACAACAGAAACCCTGGGACAGCTTGGGGCGGTGAACGCGCTTGCGGGCTCATTCACCGTTGCCCTCACGGCCGGGCTGAGCGTGGCCATTATGACCAACATGAAGCTGCCGGTATCCACATCTCAGGCCGTAGTAGGCGCTATTCTGGGCTGGAACTTCTTCACCGGGTCCCCAACCGATTACGGCAAGCTGCTTGAAATTGTCGGCACCTGGTTTTTTTCGCCTGTTCTTGCGGGAGCCTTTGCCGTCGGGCTGTACCTGCTTGCCAAACGCTGGCTCGGCAATGCCCGCATTCACATGCTGCAAATGGACGCATGGACGCGCCTCGGTCTCATTGTGGTTGGTGCCTTCGGCGCTTACAGTCTGGGCGCAAACAACATTGCCAACGTGATGGGCATGTTCGTTTTTGCCGCGCCTTTCGACACGATCACGGTATACGGCTTTTTTGATTTTTCCGGCACGCAACAGCTGTTCCTGCTTGGTTCAGCTGCCATAGGGGTAGGCGTGTTCACCTATTCGTATCGCGTTATGACGACGGTTGGAAATGACATTTTCAGGCTGACACCAATGCTGGCGCTCATTGTTGTACTGGCCAAATCGCTGGTGCTCTTTGTTTTTGCCTCGCAGGGGCTGGAGCGGATATTGCTGAGTCTTGGCCTTCCCGCGCTGCCGCTGGTACCTGTTTCAAGTTCACAGGCTATTATTGGAGCCATCATTGGCGTAGCC
This genomic stretch from Cyclonatronum proteinivorum harbors:
- a CDS encoding ATP-binding protein, whose product is MSSIRHAAAGEAAPKAQKSPNWFHSSIRFRIIAVTGLVISLLMVLISTGALLQWRVLILDQQQESARSFVRSFAIPVTEILINAENREQGGELLETHIQQFMENVEGVRYISILNNHHVVIAHSALAEYGQQLTDADVLGILPSGDTHTRIYRSDDSWILEAFQPLQIGQKRWGSVLIGFDSSAARTQISNSFFLLLILTLLAIIITLGILHILISRILASLRDLVAEVDKIDLDQTTPTQLKPRSDEIGYLIEHFEKLKQRLRESRQQLEQAQKQVFHAEKLASIGRLASGVAHEVNNPLNGLRFCVYGIQQDIRNEDQTREYLDLINEGLGQIESVVSKLLGYARQRAKTDEPLQLDRHIQIVLDLLKYRLREKQIETQVIHHDPLPELNADPGQMQEVLMNLMLNSLDAVSEGGEIRIETRLQDAQTFQISVWDNGCGISEEQLDLIFEPFYSTKDTGKGTGLGLSVTHGIMSAHGGEIRAESKAGAFTRFTITLPLAEK
- a CDS encoding DUF47 domain-containing protein, producing MIQLFGSHKQIEAEIDEFLDQIIGGGLLFKKGIKFYLDGREEEFEQRLNELILLEKRADDLRRDIETKLYTKTLIPEFRGDVLGLLEHSDAVLNQIADTLLEFSVERPETLDDLRDLKHELAKNAIKASEFMVKAIRCYFRDLSAVRDNIKQVHFSREETNRLSEKYKREIFGRGELRLSHKMHLRYFARSIENIADDAEDLCDRLAIAAIKRYI
- a CDS encoding inorganic phosphate transporter, producing the protein MEWIYLLSGLFLGWSLGANDAANIFGTAVGSRMVTFRTAALVSTLFVILGAVISGGGTTETLGQLGAVNALAGSFTVALTAGLSVAIMTNMKLPVSTSQAVVGAILGWNFFTGSPTDYGKLLEIVGTWFFSPVLAGAFAVGLYLLAKRWLGNARIHMLQMDAWTRLGLIVVGAFGAYSLGANNIANVMGMFVFAAPFDTITVYGFFDFSGTQQLFLLGSAAIGVGVFTYSYRVMTTVGNDIFRLTPMLALIVVLAKSLVLFVFASQGLERILLSLGLPALPLVPVSSSQAIIGAIIGVAMVKSRSNINFAVVGRIATGWVITPVIAAAMCYVALFFAQNVFEQQVVDRSAQTASGLPATPLQTEVVPFKNTVQLKPVDCDLAGPLILETAAPAVLYPSIH
- a CDS encoding PhnD/SsuA/transferrin family substrate-binding protein; translated protein: MTKLRLLLYTSLVVLALAWLSSMLHARILDISTPYPTVSEPVSAAGLSPAPADTIRVGVVSRFPSNVLYRGYQPLMDYLTSASDYYFELVTSRSYRATVLQLVSGEVDAAFLGSFIYADTRDLYPLVPVLKPLNADGEPFFRSVVVVKEGSGIASLSDLHNHRLALPSEDSFSGNWLLSESRNGPVLTAETRARIGFLQHHHTVIYEVMRNNFDAGAVKDRVAQEFEGRGIRVIAKSAPVPGSPLVVAAGSREDELIALFSRLLLPLSPEVPEHRALLNSWDPEFRYGFSSALAGDYDHLLTHTAHE
- a CDS encoding SLC13 family permease; protein product: MTDTSKQTIKDANGKEYDPLDMRNYSIEKLPNRQKSKIETLMAAFGAPIAVLAFIGLAFFTNLPFLQHIDASSLQSAQALQMFNDLGAEQFVRNNHYMLAIFVAAIILWLTAAIPNYQVSLILIISLVLTGVLPERVAYAQLGHPVMWLNIMSFVLASMLVATGVAKRFALWFILKFGKNAGTIFISFIAINTLLSAFISATTAKAAILLPIFMVIAAVYGADGGDKKTNFGRSIVLQNLLNINLGAGAFVTGSGANLLAAALISGAIEGNVYFADWMFAMFPTMVGMMFIGYFVAMRIFFPLEKKEQRPQIKGGMRRLEEEYKKLGPINYQEIKTIVIFVLILALWSTDRIHGVSATAIAFVGAIIALLPRYGIVTWNDVDIPWHLMLFSAGAYTLGAGFNYTDLPSLTVNAFFDSIGIGNETDFWMLYLLLTGVMCFSALIFQSKTMRTMIFIPIAIGVAQRFDFSVVSLALPTAFMIEYVWVLYFNSKPAALLYETDRYDLKDAFKFGITMMIIGYLLNIVLGETWFRFLGITPDGVFGIF
- a CDS encoding CYTH domain-containing protein, whose product is MAKEIERKFLVKGDFKDAASKQMRITQGYLSSVPERTVRVRIKGDKGFITIKGIGSSSGASRYEWEKEIPVREVNELLEICEPGVIDKTRYQVPFSGLTFEVDEFYGDNEGLTVAEVELSSEDQAFEKPEWLGEEVTGDVKYYNSMLMKNPYKNW